One region of Flavobacterium pisciphilum genomic DNA includes:
- the lptC gene encoding LPS export ABC transporter periplasmic protein LptC, with amino-acid sequence MNLLKKYSAIPGLVIFITMFFLGCEGNFKDVQRSNFVEFVPASDADNVNIKYTDSGLISGVLISPKMLDYSNVDFPFTDFPKGIDVTLYDKKHKRTYVKANYAISYKQTSVIDLQGKVKITTDDGQMLETEQLYFDQKNEWFYTERKFKFTDVKGVSYGQGLDFSKDFKIINSQRINGEVETEE; translated from the coding sequence ATGAATTTACTTAAAAAATATAGTGCTATTCCTGGGCTCGTAATTTTTATTACGATGTTTTTTCTAGGATGCGAAGGTAATTTTAAAGATGTACAGAGAAGTAATTTTGTAGAGTTTGTTCCTGCTAGTGATGCTGATAATGTCAATATAAAATATACAGATTCAGGGCTTATTTCGGGAGTTCTAATAAGTCCTAAAATGTTGGATTATTCCAATGTTGATTTTCCTTTTACCGATTTCCCAAAAGGTATTGATGTTACTTTGTATGATAAAAAGCATAAACGTACCTATGTAAAAGCCAATTACGCTATTTCGTATAAACAAACTTCAGTTATTGATTTACAAGGAAAAGTAAAAATTACTACAGATGATGGTCAGATGCTAGAAACAGAACAGCTGTATTTTGATCAAAAAAATGAATGGTTTTATACTGAAAGAAAGTTTAAATTTACAGATGTAAAAGGAGTTTCGTATGGTCAGGGACTCGATTTTAGTAAAGATTTTAAAATAATAAACTCTCAACGTATAAACGGAGAGGTAGAAACTGAAGAATAA
- a CDS encoding alpha-amylase family glycosyl hydrolase → MKKTIHLILILLFAVVANAQQITVSPAVFQVNESITITASFASGVCNEMGANPAKVYMHSGIGDDVNPWGTAKGNWGADDGIGLMTRNPDGTWSIVITPSVYFGLTSGQQALATKMGLVFRNANGSQTLKLAPSCSDFFIKVGAFQVSLTSPLENSNTIVASGGNLNVNATNTNGVASYSLKSNGIVINANASTSSYSFNHTNITGNQNYELSITQAGTTIIKKFTAIVNPVTVLEAMPAGLVDGINYNASDATKAILVLDAPLKDFVYVAGSFNNWVPTSSYAMKKDPVSGKFWLELTGLVSGVNNTYQYWVVANSPIANSPSLVKTADPYSTLVLSPFDDSGIPAASYPNMPVYPVGQEREVTVLKTGQTPYPWQVTNFVKPEKEKLVVYEVLVRDFDAGRNYQSLIDRMDYFKNLKVNAIELMPVMEFEGNESWGYNTSFHMALDKFYGISDKLKEFIDLCHQNGIAVILDVALNHAFGRNPMVRMWMNDPDNDGWGSPSADNPYFNEVAKHTYSVGEDFNHQEPRTQNYVKRVIKQWIEEYKIDGFRWDLTKGFTQNCTAGDESCTNSLQQDRIDVLKRYADYSWGLDATHYTIFEHLGSDAEEKEWANYRITDPISKGVMMWGEMTKEYNQLSMGYATDSNISRMASSSHGFTANRLMGYAESHDEERLMYKNIQYGNSNNINHNVKNLNVALSRMSAIGAVSLLIPGPKMIWHFGDLGWDASIFACNNGIVNDESGTIPGDCKLDTKQQPQWTGNWLGNSSRSKIYNDWAKMITMKTTEPVFLGTATVSNTNSLSPNIKITNSSLATTQLKDVLIFANFDVTDQSVATGFPYAGVWYNLMDNTSINVADVNATMLISAGEFRIYGNKEALLAIENFEKPSVITLYPNPVSDYFTLNTSVSKVDIYSLSGQLVKSFKGSGKMTSEFSVSELNTGLYIVKATNENNNTQVLKFLKK, encoded by the coding sequence ATGAAAAAAACTATACACTTGATTTTAATTTTATTATTTGCCGTTGTTGCTAATGCACAACAGATAACAGTATCTCCTGCTGTATTTCAGGTAAATGAATCTATAACTATTACAGCTTCGTTTGCCTCAGGAGTTTGTAATGAAATGGGGGCAAACCCAGCAAAAGTATATATGCATTCCGGAATAGGTGATGATGTAAATCCCTGGGGAACGGCAAAAGGAAATTGGGGAGCTGATGACGGGATTGGTTTGATGACCAGAAATCCAGATGGAACTTGGAGTATTGTAATTACACCTAGCGTATATTTTGGTTTAACAAGTGGTCAACAAGCATTAGCTACTAAAATGGGTTTGGTGTTTCGAAACGCAAATGGTTCGCAGACTCTAAAATTAGCACCATCATGTTCTGATTTTTTTATTAAGGTAGGCGCTTTCCAAGTTTCTCTGACTTCTCCTTTGGAAAATAGTAATACCATTGTTGCTAGTGGAGGAAACTTGAATGTTAATGCTACTAATACAAATGGAGTCGCAAGTTATAGTCTGAAATCAAATGGAATTGTAATCAATGCGAATGCCAGTACATCAAGTTACTCATTTAATCATACCAATATCACAGGTAATCAAAATTATGAATTAAGTATAACACAAGCAGGAACTACTATAATTAAAAAGTTTACGGCAATTGTAAATCCTGTAACGGTTCTGGAAGCTATGCCAGCTGGATTAGTAGATGGAATAAATTATAATGCTTCAGATGCAACTAAAGCAATATTAGTTTTGGATGCTCCGCTAAAAGATTTTGTTTATGTTGCGGGGAGCTTTAATAATTGGGTACCTACAAGTTCCTATGCAATGAAGAAAGATCCTGTTTCAGGAAAGTTTTGGTTAGAACTAACAGGATTAGTTTCGGGGGTAAATAACACGTATCAATATTGGGTTGTTGCTAATTCTCCAATTGCCAACTCACCCTCATTAGTAAAAACAGCAGACCCTTATTCTACTTTAGTTTTATCTCCATTTGATGATTCGGGAATTCCTGCTGCAAGTTATCCTAACATGCCGGTTTATCCAGTTGGACAAGAACGTGAAGTTACGGTTTTAAAGACTGGTCAAACACCATATCCCTGGCAGGTAACAAATTTTGTAAAACCAGAAAAAGAGAAGTTAGTAGTTTATGAAGTTTTAGTACGTGACTTTGATGCAGGGAGGAATTACCAAAGTCTAATAGATAGGATGGATTATTTTAAAAACTTAAAAGTAAATGCTATCGAATTAATGCCGGTTATGGAATTTGAAGGCAATGAAAGTTGGGGGTATAATACTTCATTTCATATGGCTTTGGATAAGTTTTATGGTATTTCAGACAAGCTAAAAGAATTTATTGATTTATGCCATCAAAATGGGATAGCAGTTATTTTGGACGTGGCTTTGAATCATGCTTTTGGTCGAAATCCAATGGTGAGAATGTGGATGAATGATCCAGATAATGATGGTTGGGGTTCGCCTTCGGCAGATAATCCTTACTTTAATGAAGTTGCTAAACATACTTATAGTGTAGGAGAGGATTTTAATCATCAAGAACCTAGGACTCAAAATTATGTAAAAAGGGTAATTAAACAGTGGATTGAAGAATATAAGATTGATGGGTTTCGTTGGGATTTGACTAAAGGTTTTACGCAAAATTGTACCGCAGGTGATGAGTCATGTACAAATAGTTTGCAACAAGATAGGATAGATGTATTAAAGAGGTATGCTGATTATTCTTGGGGGCTTGACGCAACACATTATACAATTTTTGAGCATTTAGGGAGTGATGCTGAAGAAAAAGAATGGGCAAATTATAGAATTACAGATCCTATAAGTAAAGGGGTTATGATGTGGGGGGAAATGACCAAAGAATACAATCAATTATCAATGGGATATGCTACAGATAGTAATATTTCTAGGATGGCAAGTAGTAGTCATGGTTTTACAGCAAATCGATTAATGGGTTATGCCGAAAGTCATGATGAAGAACGATTAATGTATAAAAACATTCAATATGGTAATAGCAACAATATAAACCATAATGTGAAAAATTTAAATGTAGCATTGTCTAGAATGTCTGCTATTGGGGCAGTGTCTTTATTGATTCCAGGTCCTAAAATGATATGGCATTTTGGTGATTTGGGATGGGATGCTTCTATTTTTGCATGTAATAATGGAATTGTAAACGATGAGTCGGGAACAATACCTGGAGACTGTAAATTAGATACAAAACAACAGCCACAATGGACAGGTAATTGGTTAGGGAATTCTAGCCGAAGCAAAATCTATAATGATTGGGCAAAAATGATTACTATGAAAACGACTGAGCCTGTTTTTTTAGGAACAGCTACCGTATCGAATACAAATTCTTTATCTCCAAATATAAAAATTACGAATAGTTCCTTGGCAACGACCCAGCTAAAAGATGTGTTGATTTTTGCAAATTTTGATGTAACAGATCAAAGCGTTGCTACTGGTTTCCCGTATGCAGGTGTTTGGTATAATTTAATGGATAATACATCAATTAATGTTGCTGATGTAAATGCTACAATGTTAATCTCGGCTGGAGAATTTAGAATTTACGGGAATAAAGAAGCTTTATTGGCTATAGAAAACTTTGAAAAACCAAGTGTGATTACTTTGTATCCTAACCCAGTTTCGGATTATTTTACTTTAAACACATCAGTTTCAAAAGTAGATATTTATTCTTTGTCAGGGCAGTTAGTAAAAAGTTTTAAAGGAAGCGGAAAAATGACTTCTGAATTCTCTGTAAGTGAATTGAATACAGGTCTCTATATTGTGAAAGCAACAAATGAAAACAACAATACACAAGTATTGAAGTTTTTGAAGAAATAA
- a CDS encoding MFS transporter, producing the protein MSNTSTKGIWKVISASSMGTMIEWYDFYIFGSLAVVISTKFFPSDNPTASFLATLATFAAGFVVRPFGALFFGRLGDLIGRKYTFMATLLLMGCSTFLIGCIPSYETIGYLAPILVLILRLLQGLALGGEYGGAATYVAEHAPVGQRGYWTSWIQTTATVGLFISLMVILITKNTLSAESFDSWGWRVPFWVSVVMVGVSYLIRKNMDESPVFAKAKKEGNISTNPLKESFGNRYNLKFVLLALFGATMGQGVVWYTGQFYAMSFMKTVMNIESSQVDGLLGIALLLGTPFFIVFGWLSDKIGRKYIMMGGMLLAVLLYRPIYKQMYETINLENKTISKSHKTESQNNDKNEYYVTTNNEYSDGTIATKKQTYHTKNKNADSEVQTAITVNPHDKWTLIFLVFVQVLFVTMVYGPIAAFLVEMFPAKIRYTSMSLPYHVGNGIFGGLLPAISTYFVTHSKETGKADFYLDGLWYPIIISSICFVIGMIYIDNNNKKTHI; encoded by the coding sequence ATGAGCAATACATCTACAAAAGGAATCTGGAAAGTTATTTCAGCCTCTTCTATGGGAACAATGATTGAATGGTATGATTTCTATATTTTCGGAAGTTTAGCCGTCGTTATTTCAACTAAATTCTTTCCATCTGATAATCCAACAGCCTCTTTCTTGGCAACTTTAGCCACTTTTGCAGCGGGATTTGTTGTAAGACCCTTTGGCGCTTTATTTTTCGGGCGTCTGGGTGATTTAATTGGAAGAAAATATACTTTCATGGCAACCTTATTACTAATGGGATGCTCTACTTTTTTAATCGGATGCATTCCGAGTTATGAAACTATAGGCTACTTGGCTCCCATATTAGTCTTGATCTTGCGCTTACTACAAGGTCTTGCTCTTGGAGGAGAATATGGTGGCGCCGCAACCTATGTAGCTGAACATGCTCCTGTAGGACAGCGTGGGTATTGGACATCATGGATTCAAACCACTGCAACCGTTGGTCTTTTTATTTCTTTAATGGTTATCTTAATTACAAAAAATACGCTTTCGGCTGAATCATTTGATTCTTGGGGCTGGCGTGTTCCTTTTTGGGTATCTGTTGTAATGGTAGGTGTTTCTTACTTAATACGAAAAAACATGGATGAATCTCCTGTTTTTGCTAAAGCAAAAAAAGAAGGAAACATAAGCACAAACCCTTTAAAAGAAAGCTTCGGAAACAGATATAATTTAAAATTTGTCTTACTTGCCCTATTTGGTGCAACAATGGGACAAGGCGTAGTTTGGTATACTGGACAATTTTACGCCATGAGCTTTATGAAAACCGTTATGAATATCGAATCCTCTCAAGTAGATGGTTTACTAGGCATAGCTTTACTACTTGGTACGCCATTTTTTATAGTATTTGGTTGGCTTAGTGATAAAATAGGACGAAAATATATTATGATGGGCGGAATGCTACTTGCCGTCCTACTCTACAGACCGATATACAAACAAATGTATGAAACTATAAATCTTGAAAACAAAACTATTTCAAAGTCACACAAAACTGAATCTCAGAATAATGATAAAAACGAATATTATGTCACCACAAATAATGAGTATTCTGATGGAACAATCGCTACTAAAAAACAAACTTATCATACCAAAAACAAAAATGCTGATTCTGAAGTGCAAACCGCAATCACGGTTAATCCTCATGATAAATGGACATTAATTTTTCTAGTTTTTGTACAAGTTCTTTTTGTCACAATGGTTTACGGTCCAATTGCCGCTTTTTTAGTAGAAATGTTTCCTGCAAAAATCAGATATACATCCATGTCTTTACCATACCATGTTGGAAATGGAATTTTTGGTGGTTTGCTTCCCGCAATATCAACTTATTTTGTAACCCATTCTAAAGAAACTGGCAAAGCCGACTTTTATCTCGACGGTCTTTGGTACCCCATTATTATATCTTCGATATGTTTTGTTATCGGAATGATCTATATTGACAATAACAACAAAAAGACTCACATATAA
- a CDS encoding hemolysin family protein has protein sequence MEISIIILCLILSAFFSGMEIAFISSNKIYLEIEKKQENFLSKILTKLTEKPSKFIAAMLIGNNIAIVVYSFFMGDLLLKALVDFGYHFSDVTSLLVQTLISTFFILITAEFFPKVFFQIYANSLIKFFAIPAYFFYWLFYYLSTFFIWISDFILRRFFKTEGDQVQFFFSKAELGNYISEQMSTVEDDEEVDSEIQIFQNALEFSGVKARDIMTPRTEIDAVELFDTVDELKALFVETGYSKILVYQNSLDDILGYVHSFDLFKKPETIKSVLIPVEFVPETVYIKDVLNLLTKKRRSVAVVLDEYGGTSGIITVEDIVEELFGEIEDEHDSDEELIEKELGEGKYIFSTRFDVEYLNETYKLDIPESDSYGTLGGFIVDHTKEIPQIGEEITIGNYHFVIEEATNKKIELVKMTIKE, from the coding sequence ATGGAGATTAGTATTATAATACTATGTTTAATACTATCAGCCTTCTTTTCGGGTATGGAAATTGCGTTCATATCCTCAAATAAGATTTATCTAGAGATCGAGAAGAAACAAGAAAACTTCTTGTCTAAAATCCTTACTAAGCTTACCGAAAAACCTTCAAAATTTATAGCAGCTATGCTTATTGGAAACAATATTGCGATAGTTGTTTATAGTTTCTTTATGGGAGATTTGCTTTTAAAGGCACTTGTAGATTTTGGATATCATTTTTCGGATGTTACCAGTTTGCTTGTTCAAACTTTGATTTCTACTTTTTTTATTTTAATCACAGCAGAGTTTTTTCCGAAGGTGTTTTTTCAGATTTACGCGAATTCATTAATTAAGTTTTTTGCAATTCCAGCGTATTTTTTCTACTGGCTTTTTTATTATTTATCTACTTTTTTTATCTGGATTTCAGATTTTATTTTAAGGAGATTTTTTAAGACAGAGGGGGATCAGGTGCAGTTTTTCTTTAGTAAGGCAGAGCTTGGGAATTATATTTCAGAGCAAATGAGTACAGTAGAAGATGATGAAGAAGTTGATTCGGAGATACAAATCTTTCAGAATGCATTAGAGTTTTCGGGGGTAAAAGCAAGGGATATCATGACGCCTCGTACCGAGATTGATGCTGTTGAATTATTTGATACTGTAGATGAACTTAAGGCTTTGTTTGTAGAAACAGGTTATTCTAAGATACTTGTTTATCAAAACTCATTGGATGATATTTTAGGATATGTTCATTCTTTTGATTTGTTCAAAAAACCAGAAACGATAAAGTCAGTATTGATTCCTGTAGAGTTTGTTCCAGAAACGGTTTACATAAAAGACGTTTTGAATTTATTGACTAAAAAACGAAGAAGTGTAGCGGTTGTTCTGGATGAATACGGTGGAACTTCAGGGATAATAACAGTTGAGGATATTGTAGAAGAGTTGTTTGGAGAGATAGAGGACGAACACGATTCGGATGAAGAACTAATAGAAAAAGAATTAGGGGAGGGTAAGTATATTTTCTCAACCCGATTTGATGTTGAGTATCTAAACGAGACTTACAAATTGGATATCCCAGAAAGTGACTCTTATGGTACCTTGGGTGGTTTTATTGTAGATCATACTAAAGAAATCCCGCAAATTGGGGAAGAAATCACCATAGGAAACTATCATTTTGTGATAGAAGAGGCGACAAATAAGAAAATAGAATTAGTAAAAATGACTATAAAAGAGTGA
- a CDS encoding SusE domain-containing protein, giving the protein MKNIYIILIAFIGVLAVSCNADDVENRQIVSAVVTPEITAPATGKTFILEVDKGLEEAAKFTWSKAEYSASVVVKYTLLIDKKGGDFTAAKTLATTNNITEVSVLVKELNQAVIDLGAATEVVSLFDVKIASSVSGGVPQVSKTAITISVTPYTGKVNYNFIEWYLVGDATVSGWDNNKGNQILFRNPKNANEYTFTGFFKAGAFKTINTLGAWAPMYGGAGGTLAYRGKDSDPDPAGFVIATEGYYTFVMDVQKLTYKLVPYDATAAKSFTTVGIIGDSTPGGWDVSTAMTKSKFNDHIWSLGITSLKDGGLKFRANDTWDVSWGGNTPFSGGGTGDNIPVSKSKYVIYFNDLDGSYLMIPNQE; this is encoded by the coding sequence ATGAAAAATATATATATAATTTTAATCGCATTTATTGGTGTTTTAGCTGTTTCATGTAATGCTGATGATGTTGAGAACAGACAAATTGTTTCGGCTGTTGTAACACCTGAAATTACTGCTCCTGCAACGGGAAAAACATTTATTCTGGAAGTAGATAAAGGCTTAGAAGAAGCTGCTAAATTTACTTGGTCAAAAGCAGAATATTCTGCTTCTGTAGTAGTAAAATATACATTGTTAATTGATAAAAAAGGGGGTGATTTTACAGCAGCAAAAACTCTTGCTACAACAAATAATATCACTGAAGTTTCAGTTCTTGTTAAAGAATTAAATCAAGCAGTAATTGATTTGGGAGCTGCAACAGAAGTTGTCTCATTATTTGATGTTAAAATTGCTTCAAGTGTTTCAGGTGGAGTTCCGCAAGTTTCTAAAACAGCAATAACAATTAGTGTAACTCCTTATACTGGTAAAGTTAATTATAACTTTATTGAGTGGTATTTAGTTGGTGATGCAACAGTTTCTGGTTGGGATAATAATAAAGGAAACCAAATTTTATTCAGAAATCCAAAAAATGCTAATGAATATACCTTTACAGGGTTCTTTAAAGCTGGAGCTTTTAAAACTATAAATACTTTAGGTGCTTGGGCTCCTATGTATGGTGGTGCAGGTGGTACTTTAGCATATAGAGGAAAAGATTCTGATCCTGATCCGGCTGGTTTTGTAATTGCAACCGAGGGGTATTATACTTTTGTAATGGATGTACAAAAACTCACTTATAAATTAGTTCCTTATGATGCTACTGCTGCAAAATCATTTACAACAGTTGGTATTATTGGAGACAGTACGCCAGGAGGTTGGGATGTATCGACAGCTATGACAAAATCTAAATTTAATGATCATATCTGGAGTTTAGGTATAACATCTTTAAAGGATGGGGGACTTAAATTTAGAGCAAATGATACTTGGGATGTTTCCTGGGGAGGAAATACTCCTTTTTCAGGAGGAGGAACAGGTGATAATATACCAGTTTCAAAATCTAAATATGTTATTTATTTTAATGATTTAGACGGAAGCTATTTAATGATTCCAAATCAAGAATAA
- a CDS encoding type III pantothenate kinase — MVLTIDVGNTRIKGAVFENNTVLEFFVFDKNELEKEIKKILKKFEKVTDLVVASVGNVEKESFLGFNTDVNVCFLTNEDRFPFKNNYATPKTLGIDRIVLASGATLQYPNQNRLIIDAGTCITYDFVDENDNYLGGAISPGLRLRYEALHNYTAKLPLLTFEEPKEYIGNSTPESIHSGVVNGFVYEIDGFIDQYKADYLNFIIILTGGDALFLAKRLKNTIFANSNFLLESLNQTFQYKINND, encoded by the coding sequence ATGGTTTTAACAATCGATGTTGGGAATACGCGCATTAAAGGTGCTGTTTTTGAGAATAATACTGTTTTAGAATTTTTTGTTTTTGATAAAAATGAACTTGAAAAAGAAATCAAAAAAATTTTAAAAAAATTTGAAAAAGTGACCGATTTAGTTGTTGCGTCAGTCGGAAATGTCGAAAAAGAGTCGTTTTTAGGTTTTAATACTGATGTAAATGTTTGTTTTTTGACAAATGAAGATCGTTTTCCATTTAAAAATAATTATGCTACACCAAAAACTTTAGGAATTGATCGAATTGTACTTGCAAGTGGAGCAACATTACAGTATCCGAACCAAAATAGATTGATTATTGATGCTGGGACTTGTATTACATATGATTTTGTTGATGAAAATGACAATTATTTAGGGGGAGCTATATCTCCAGGATTGCGATTAAGGTATGAGGCACTTCATAATTATACTGCAAAACTTCCGTTATTAACATTTGAAGAGCCCAAAGAATATATTGGTAATTCAACTCCGGAATCAATACATTCGGGGGTTGTGAACGGATTCGTCTATGAAATAGACGGTTTTATCGATCAATACAAAGCAGACTACTTAAATTTTATAATAATTTTAACGGGTGGTGATGCACTTTTTTTGGCTAAACGATTAAAAAATACCATATTTGCCAATTCAAATTTCTTATTAGAAAGTTTGAACCAAACATTTCAATATAAAATCAACAATGATTAA
- a CDS encoding DUF6814 family protein has protein sequence MNTLKRILGILWIILSIAAAYFCIFEFGLPKLVSDKQDDLVFGIIILFILTPLIVLGLGTFGYFSLIGEYDKRK, from the coding sequence ATGAATACACTAAAACGAATATTAGGAATATTATGGATAATTTTATCTATTGCTGCTGCTTATTTTTGCATCTTCGAATTTGGATTACCAAAACTTGTTTCTGATAAACAAGATGATTTGGTTTTTGGAATTATAATCCTTTTTATTCTCACTCCTCTAATTGTTTTAGGACTGGGTACATTTGGTTATTTTTCGCTGATTGGAGAATATGATAAAAGAAAATAA
- a CDS encoding peptidylprolyl isomerase, translating to MAVLAKIRQRSALLIGAIALALFAFIIQDLFSSGNFGESSKDVGSINGKDISFEDFRIKVSGVEKSGQGITSTQAANRVWDQEVSVALLSSEFDKLGLRVGEKHLLEVLKADQNIGRNPMFLNAAGIFDVAKFKEYFKANPEQAQYLKDREKDADLNAKYQIYNTLIKAGLYTTIAEGKLKYEMEANKANFAFVAGLYSSIKDSDVKVSDSEIVDFMKKDEKKFKADETREVQYVLIEDKASKEDEAEIKAKVAALLTGSVVYNQKTGKNDTLPGFKSAKNIADFVNSNSDVPYDSTYVAKKDLPAVDADKLFSLAPGEVYGPYIFGNYYCISKSLGFKSGVNAKASHILISYEGTQVPNQKERRTKEQAKAKAEEVLAQVNANPDSFLMLAFTASDDSSAQQGGDLGYFGQNQMVKPFNDFVFSNPIGKIGLVETPFGFHIIKITDKQDGIRLATVAQKIEASEATSDRVFTQATKFEMDAADKDFNKVAKDMKLTVSPAVTVKGMDENFGPLGNQRTIVRWAFEKGTSKGDVKRFEVANVGHVIAQLKNINKTGLVSVDVARPYVEPILKNKKKAEILKAKMNGTTIEAIAKSAGVAVQQAADVTMDNPTLPGGVGQEPKVVGNAFALAAGKLSAPIEGNTGVYVVKNISITKAPALTNHAPYVEKLKAQSAQDVNRILPALKDNAKIVDNRAHFSY from the coding sequence ATGGCAGTTTTAGCAAAAATTAGACAACGTTCCGCTTTATTGATAGGCGCTATTGCACTTGCATTATTCGCATTTATCATTCAAGATCTTTTCAGTAGTGGAAATTTTGGTGAGAGTTCAAAAGACGTAGGAAGCATCAATGGGAAAGATATCTCATTTGAAGATTTTAGAATAAAAGTTAGTGGTGTTGAAAAAAGTGGGCAAGGAATAACTTCCACTCAAGCTGCAAACAGAGTTTGGGATCAAGAGGTTTCTGTTGCTTTGTTATCATCAGAGTTTGATAAATTAGGATTAAGAGTAGGTGAAAAACATTTGCTTGAGGTTTTAAAAGCTGACCAAAATATCGGAAGAAATCCAATGTTCTTAAATGCAGCAGGGATTTTTGACGTAGCAAAATTCAAAGAATATTTTAAAGCAAATCCAGAGCAAGCTCAATATCTAAAAGATAGAGAGAAAGATGCAGATTTGAATGCAAAATACCAAATATACAATACGTTGATTAAAGCAGGTCTTTATACAACTATAGCTGAAGGTAAGTTGAAATATGAAATGGAAGCAAACAAAGCTAACTTTGCTTTTGTAGCTGGTTTATATTCTTCTATCAAAGATAGTGATGTAAAAGTATCTGATTCAGAAATTGTTGATTTCATGAAAAAAGACGAGAAGAAATTTAAAGCTGATGAAACTCGTGAGGTTCAGTATGTTTTAATTGAAGATAAAGCTTCTAAAGAAGATGAGGCAGAAATTAAAGCAAAAGTTGCTGCTCTATTGACAGGAAGTGTTGTTTACAACCAAAAAACTGGTAAAAACGATACACTACCTGGATTTAAATCAGCTAAGAATATTGCTGACTTTGTAAATTCAAATTCAGATGTACCTTACGATTCTACTTATGTAGCTAAGAAAGATTTGCCAGCTGTAGATGCTGATAAATTATTTAGCCTTGCTCCAGGTGAAGTTTACGGACCTTATATTTTTGGTAACTACTACTGCATTTCTAAATCATTAGGATTTAAATCAGGAGTTAATGCAAAAGCAAGTCATATCTTAATTAGTTATGAAGGTACTCAGGTTCCAAACCAAAAAGAAAGAAGAACTAAAGAGCAAGCAAAAGCTAAAGCAGAAGAAGTTTTAGCTCAAGTTAATGCTAATCCAGATAGTTTCTTAATGTTAGCTTTTACAGCTTCTGATGACTCATCTGCACAACAAGGTGGTGATTTAGGATATTTTGGTCAAAACCAAATGGTAAAACCATTTAATGATTTTGTTTTCAGTAATCCAATTGGAAAAATAGGATTGGTAGAAACTCCTTTTGGTTTCCATATTATCAAAATTACAGATAAACAAGACGGAATTCGTTTAGCAACAGTTGCACAAAAAATCGAAGCTTCTGAAGCAACTTCTGATAGAGTATTTACTCAAGCAACTAAATTTGAAATGGATGCTGCTGATAAAGACTTTAATAAAGTTGCAAAAGACATGAAATTAACAGTTTCTCCTGCAGTTACTGTGAAAGGAATGGACGAGAATTTCGGACCATTAGGAAATCAAAGAACTATCGTAAGATGGGCGTTTGAAAAAGGAACAAGTAAAGGTGACGTTAAACGTTTTGAGGTTGCTAATGTTGGTCACGTTATTGCACAACTTAAGAATATCAATAAAACAGGTTTAGTATCAGTAGATGTTGCAAGACCTTATGTAGAGCCAATTCTTAAAAACAAGAAAAAAGCTGAAATACTTAAAGCTAAAATGAATGGTACTACTATCGAGGCAATTGCTAAAAGCGCTGGTGTAGCTGTACAACAAGCAGCAGATGTTACTATGGACAACCCAACTTTACCAGGTGGTGTTGGTCAAGAGCCAAAAGTTGTTGGAAATGCATTTGCTTTGGCAGCAGGTAAACTTTCTGCTCCAATTGAAGGAAACACTGGAGTTTATGTTGTTAAAAACATAAGCATTACAAAAGCACCAGCTTTAACAAACCACGCTCCTTATGTTGAAAAATTAAAAGCTCAAAGTGCACAGGATGTAAACAGAATCCTTCCTGCATTGAAAGATAATGCTAAAATTGTTGATAATAGAGCGCACTTTAGCTACTAG